In Ornithodoros turicata isolate Travis unplaced genomic scaffold, ASM3712646v1 ctg00000887.1, whole genome shotgun sequence, the following proteins share a genomic window:
- the LOC135375554 gene encoding uncharacterized protein LOC135375554 — protein sequence MAASGPGPVSRRLSGDCIAGYRFLVDTAAEISVITASAADRRRAHSCSNLQAANGTMIKTYGLRSLTLDLGLRTSFRWVFVLADVSQPILGADFLAFFSLSVDVRHRRLLNSTTSLRVKGTCSSHSPLGIRALRPTSPYDAILVEFPDITKPCNLKAPVKHSVTQHIVTTDPPVSSRYRRLHGDRLTITKRVFEHMLELGIIRPSSSS from the coding sequence ATGGCGGCAAGTGGTCCTGGCCCTGTTTCCAGGCGTCTCTCAGGCGATTGCATTGCAGGATACCGCTTCCTTGTCGACACTGCCGCGGAGATCAGTGTTATCACGGCTTCTGCTGCTGACCGTCGCCGTGCTCACTCTTGCTCTAACCTCCAAGCCGCCAATGGGACCATGATCAAAACTTACGGACTACGTTCCCTCACGCTTGACCTGGGCTTAAGAACATCATTTCGTTGGGTTTTCGTCCTCGCTGATGTTTCGCAGCCTATTCTTGGCGCGGACTTCTTGGCCTTCTTTAGTCTGTCTGTGGACGTCCGCCACCGGCGACTTCTCAACAGTACTACGTCTCTACGGGTGAAGGGCACATGCTCCTCCCACTCCCCGCTTGGCATCCGTGCCCTGCGTCCCACTTCACCGTATGACGCCATCCTAGTCGAATTTCCTGACATAACCAAGCCCTGCAACCTCAAGGCTCCCGTCAAACACAGCGTTACGCAACACATCGTCACAACTGATCCCCCTGTGTCTTCCCGTTACCGTCGGCTGCATGGCGACCGCCTCACCATTACTAAACGGGTATTTGAGCATATGCTCGAACTTGGCATAATCCGCCCGTCCTCCAGTAGCTGA